The genome window ACCATGAGGTCGGTCAAGCAATGCTTTTATTCGGGGAATTTGATGAGGTAAAAATCCAATCTCCTCAAAGGGCAAAATCTTGTTGGGAATGAGCCGAAGGGCTAAGCCATAATATCCTTTTTGGCGATAAATTGCAACTCGGAAACGAGCAAGGTCCTTGTAATTTAAGGCAAAATCAGCACCTCCATCTTCAGTGATGATATCTTTTAATTGAGGAGCATTTTTTATGGTAATGTCTTTGAATCGTTCTGTAATCTCCGGTGTTAATACTTCTTTTCTTTCCATGGGATGAAGGATACCATCGATACGAAGAGTCGGTGGCCGGCCGACAGTTAAGTGAAGGTCCGACGCATTGCGTCTAATACATTCTTCTAATAATTCTTCAAAATAATCAATATCACTCATAAAATTTATTGCTATTCAAAAAATATCACTAACTTATTATTTTATTAAATTATATAATATAAATAAAGAATGTCAAGAATTTTATACGCAAAGTTCTGAAAAGAGTTACTTAAACCATTTGCGGTAACACCACATATGGAAGAAACCGCAGATAAAATAAGAAAATATTTAGCATCTTCAATTTATTCAATAGTAAGAATTGACTTTGTCAGGGTTCTCACTACACTTCCAAGAATAAAATTAAATTTCGCAGAATTTCTATCCTATAACTGCAGATTGAGGCATATCGAATTTTAACATTGAAAACATTTTGTATTTTTGCTAAACATTATACGGATTTATCAAACATTTTACTCGGGAATTATTTTGCATAATGATTCAATCACAAGAAAATTTCCTCATATGGTTTTATGTGTTTGAAAATATTTTGGGATATGCTTATGCCAATGTTTATAAAATGACCTCTGGGGTATTCTGATGTCGTCTTAAAATGTCGTCTGCTAATCTCTCTAATGCTTTGAAATCATCGGTTTTGGGGTAACCTTTAATCAGGATTGGCTCAATTAGTTCTATTTTTAAGTTATTCGTCAGGCTCGTAATTATTTCAAGCATTTTTCCACCCCAACCGTAAGAACCAATCACTGAGATAAATTTTAATTTTGGTCTTAAAAGATTAGTTAGATAGACCGCATATAGCACTTCAGGATGCGGACCAGTTAAGACTGTTGGCGAACCAATAACAACGGTTGCTGTGTCAACTAATGCCATTGCTAATTCGCCAATATCCGTTTCAATAAGATTAAATGGTTTTACAGTAATATTTCGTTCAATTAATGCATTTACGAAATAGTCGATCATTTTTCGAGTTGAACCATGCATCGAGACAAAAGGAATTACTACTTCATTTTTAACCTTATCCGACACCCATTCTTTATAAGCATTCAAGATAAACTCGGGATTATGATAAACAGGACCGTGGCTTGGTGCAATCATTTCAATTTTTAAGTTTTCTATCTTCTCTAAATGTTTGGCAATATGCGAACGAAATGGCATCATTATTTCAGCATAATATCTTTTTGCTGAAGCATAGACTTTTGCAGTATCAGTTGCATATAAATCGCTTGTGGCCAGATGGGAACCGAATAAATCGCACGGAAAGAGAATTTTATCTTCTCTTAAATAAGAAAGAATTGTCTCAGGCCAGTGAACCCAAGGTGCGTAGATAAATTCAATAGTTTTATTACCGAGTGAAATTATTTGTCGGTCATCAATGGTCATAATCCGATGTTCGGGGATTAAAAGTAAATCCATCAGCATTGTTTTACCTTTTGGACTCGTAACAACTTGGGCTGAAGGATAAAGTTCTAAAACTCTGGGGATCGCACCTGAATGGTCTTGTTCCGCATGATGGGAGATTATATAGTCGATGTGTTTAATATTGAGTGCTCTTAAATTATTGATAAACTCTTGCTCTTGTCTGGGGTCAGAAGAATCAATTAAACAAGTCTTATCTTTACCTTTTATAAAATAAGCATTATAACTTGTGCCATCCGGTAAAGGAATCAACTCATCAAATAATCTTCGGTCCCAATCAATCGTTCCGATGGCATAAATATCTGGTTTAATTATT of candidate division WOR-3 bacterium contains these proteins:
- a CDS encoding FprA family A-type flavoprotein → MPIRIIKPDIYAIGTIDWDRRLFDELIPLPDGTSYNAYFIKGKDKTCLIDSSDPRQEQEFINNLRALNIKHIDYIISHHAEQDHSGAIPRVLELYPSAQVVTSPKGKTMLMDLLLIPEHRIMTIDDRQIISLGNKTIEFIYAPWVHWPETILSYLREDKILFPCDLFGSHLATSDLYATDTAKVYASAKRYYAEIMMPFRSHIAKHLEKIENLKIEMIAPSHGPVYHNPEFILNAYKEWVSDKVKNEVVIPFVSMHGSTRKMIDYFVNALIERNITVKPFNLIETDIGELAMALVDTATVVIGSPTVLTGPHPEVLYAVYLTNLLRPKLKFISVIGSYGWGGKMLEIITSLTNNLKIELIEPILIKGYPKTDDFKALERLADDILRRHQNTPEVIL